AATACGTTAGACAATGCTCCACCTTTTTTCTACATAATAACAAAAATTGTTACACTTTTTGGATCCTCAAGTTTTGTTCTTCGGCTACCCTCTGTAGTTTTTGGCGTACTTGCGGTATACTTGATGTATATAGTTGGCAAGCTGTGGGCTTCTAAAGAAGTTGGTATTTTTTCAGCCATTTCCCTCGCGATATTCCCAGCCCATATATATATATCAAGAGCTGCAAGACCTTACTCTTTTTGTATGTTCCTGGGATTGCTGTGCTTCATATATTTGAAACCTTTCATCCAATACAAAAAAAACATAGATTTCTACCGGATCGCCCTGCTTTTGAGTTTATTATTGTTTACGGTTTACACTTCAATTGTGTATATAATTTTTTTCAATATTGTGGCTCTCATTGTACTTGTACGTGACAGAGGCATCATTCATTCTCTAAGGCCAATTCTCATTGGCACAATCATAACGTTGGCACCAACAATTTATTTCCTTGTACACCGTGTATTTTATCCTTCTGCATTTAATCCGCAACTAGCATCATCATTGAATGACTTTGCCATTGCTTTTATAAGGCCGTTTATCGGGATTTTTTTTCTTAGTCTCGATCCAATCAGGGATGTTACCGCAACCCCCTGGGAATTTTCCTATCTTTGGCATTTCTGGATCACCGTGGCCCTGTTGTTCGCAGGGCTATTTTGGTTACTACGTTATAACCGACCCTTTTTCCTGCTTGGATTAACTCTGCTGGGAGCGACATTAGCATTCGTAGTACTCACGCGACTTCCCAACCTCCAATTCTGGCATTTTTTTACTCTTTACCCCATGATTGCTTTGCTGGCTGGCTCAGGCTTAGCGGCGGCATTACCAAAACGCTGGTGGCCTTGTGTAATGGTCGGGCTGCCTCTTATCTTTCTTTTTGTCTATATTGGCCCATTAGGGTGGCTTTTTTACCAAGTCAACAGCATTCAATTCCAATCGACAACACCTGAGGTCGGCAAAGCAATCGCATCGTTGGCATTTGATGATGGCGGAATAATGGTGGACGTTGCAAATGAGCCTATTTACAACTGGTATGCTGATCAGTTCAGCCTCATTAACCGTCTTAAATTGCAACGGTTCGATTCAGATAGCGGCAAAATTACTCTGAACGTAATCCAGAACTCACTAGATGAAAAAAGTTTCAATTTTTTTTCACGAGGATCAAATATACAAATAGCAAACACGCATATTGTTTCTGTTACGCCAATAGGAACGCATAGCATTTTCAAATGGACCGTGGGTAATTCCGGTGTTATTCCATTAAAATTTGGGAAAAATGTCACACTTGATGCTAACCCTCAAGATTTCTATGGTCATGTCCATTCAGCAGACAAGGTAATGGTAGACCCCGGCCATACCACCTTGGCCATCCCAACGGTCTATGACACTTGGACCCGTTTTGAATATTCCTTCAACAACGTTGAAACATTCAAAGATCTACTGATAAATTTATCAGCGCATTATGTAAATTCTGGCAATGGAAACTATTTTATTATGACCTACACCTTCGATGAAGAAGAAGAGCAAGTATTATTTTCTTCTGTAGGCCCAGAGCTTGGTGCCATTGAAAATATCGTGCGGCATGACCTCAGCTTTCACCGCTATAAGCCATTTACTAGATTAACGCTCCACTTTAACATATATTGCGCTCAAAAAACGCCTAGCCTTCTTCTTAGCGACCTGAGGACTGTGGGATTTAGAAAACTAGCATTTCTGGCTAAGCCTGTTAATGGAAACGTTATGAACCCCGACACTTTAGCACCGGAATACGAGTTAGAGGGATTACGAGGCGTGGAAAGAGATAATGACCGAACGTGGCGGTGGGGTGTTGACGGTAAGACATCAGTGTCATTCCCCCTATTTGGAGCACAACGGGTACGTCTTCGCTATGCTGTGAGAAATTTTTTACCTGAACAATCTTGTCGGGTGACAATTAATGGAAAGCACCTGGAGATGATTAAAGACATGCCCATACAGAGTTGGACCTCCATTCCGATATCACGAGAACTTGAATTTGATGCACCTGACGGTCGAAACATCATTACATTTGAATTCTCAAAAATTAACCACATAAATGCATCTATGTCTGACACAGACACAACACCCTATACAACGGCTTTCAGCACACTTGAAATCGAACCTCTCGGTACTGAGATAATACAGCCAGAGCTTTAATACAAATGGCTCCCAGTTCACGCCAAAGTTTAGTGGGTTTAAGCCGAGGGATACACAGAGACATGGACCATGGGGAAAAGACTCTTTGCTCGGTTGCCGGACTATTTGGGGAGAACACGATTCAAATTTCCTCTCTGGTTCGTGCCGTGGCTCTTCCCGCAGAATAAGAGGAAGGCCTACCAAACTATCCCCTCAGCACCGTGCACTTGAAGGGTAAGTGATGGGGAAATTCGAAGGGGACCGAGCCGCCCGTTTTTTAAGGCTACTCGATCCCCTTGATATTGCTTGGTACCGGGAGGGGGACTCGAACCCCCAAGGCCTTGCGACCGGCGGATTTTGAGTCCGCTGCGTCTACCAATTCCGCCATCCCGGCAAAAGGGTCCTCTTCCTAGGTCAACACAGCGTTTGTGTCAAGATTGGCTTGTGCTTACCACTGCAAGCTGGTAGCTCCAAGCCCCCATGGACATGCCTTTAGGTACCATCGCCAACTCGGCGGCAATCGTGATCGGGAGCCTCGTGGGGCTTCTGATGCATGGCCGTTTTCCAGAGAACGTCAAGAAAATCGTTTTCCAGGGTCTTGGCCTCTCGGTCCTGCTCATCGGCCTGCAAATGGCGCTCAAGATGGACAGGCCTCTACTTGTAGTTTTCAGCATGGTTCTGGGAGGCATCTGCGGGGAACTCCTGCACATCGAGGACCGCCTCGAATCCCTTGGAGACCGCATCAAGGTTCTGGCCCGGTCCCGAAATGCGCTTTTCACCGACGGCCTAGTCTCGGCTTCGCTCATCTATTGCGTGGGGTCCATGGCCATCCTGGGGTCCTTGGACGACGGACTGCGAAACGACCCGACAATTCTCTTCACCAAGGCCACCCTGGACGGTTTCGCCTCCATCCCGCTGGCTTCCACCTACGGGGTTGGAGTGATGCTTTCGGCTGTGCCGGTGTTCCTCTACCAGGGAGCCATCACCTTGGCGGCAGGTTCCATCCGCGAGGTGGTCACTCCGGTGCTTCTCAACCAGATAACGGCCACCGGAGGCCTGCTCATCGTCTCCATCGGGATAAACCTCCTGGGGTTCGCCCGCATCAGGGTCGGCAATTTTCTGCCCGCCCTTGTGGCGGCCGCGCTCTTGAGTTTCACACCCATTTAGGCCACAACCGGGACCGCCATGCACGAAATGTCCATTGCCCAGTCCATCCTGGATATCATCAAGCAGGAAATGGAAAAAAACGATCTGACCAAGCTCATCAGGGTCAAGATCAAGTTCGGCAGACTCACCAATACCGTGCCCGAAGCTCTAGAAACCGGGTTCATGGCCCTCACGGTTCAAACTCCGTTGGAGTCCGCCGTGTTTGAGTTGGAAGAGATTCAGGCCCGTTACAAGTGTTTCAAGTGCGGCAAGGAGTTTTCGCCCGAAGGCACCAACCGTCTCCTGGTCCCCTGCCCCTATTGCGGCGAGGATTTGGGACACGAGGTGCTGGCCGGCAAGGAACTTTTCATCGACTACATCGAGGCGGAGTGAGCATGAAAGTATCCGTTATCCGCAATGTCCTGGAAGCCAACGACAGGCTTGCCCAGGAATTGAAAGACCTTTTCGCCGAGCGCGGCATCTTGGCGCTCAACCTGATGAGCTCGCCCGGCGCCGGCAAGACCAGTCTGCTTGAGCGCACCCTGGCCGACCTGGCCGGCGAATTCAAGATGGCGGTCATCGAGGGCGATCTGCAGACCGACAACGACGCCCGCCGCGTGGCCGCCACCGGAGCCCAGGCCGTACAGATCAACACCGAAGGCGGCTGCCACCTGAACAGCTCCATGATCCTGGAAGCCCTAAAGCAGCTGGATATGGACGGCCTGGACATCCTGTTCATCGAGAACGTGGGTAACCTGGTGTGCCCAGCCGAGTTCGACGTGGGCGAGGACTGCAAGGTGACGCTTCTGTCGGTTACCGAGGGTGATGACAAACCCGAGAAGTACCCGCTGATGTTCAATCTGAGCGAGGCTTCACTCCTTAATAAAGTGGACCTGCTGCCCTACGTCGATTTCGACATGAACCGGGCCAAGGGGTTCATGCGGGCCCTCAACAAGGATATCCTCATCTTTGATGTCTCCTGCAAGAGTCGGGAGGGATTGGATGGATGGTATGACTGGCTGAGAAAGAAACGGGCGACGAAAAAGAACTAAAACCAAGCGTGTTCCACGGCGATATTAGAAATTCGTAGTGGAAACCAAAATGCGATGCCAGGGTGGGGTTTATACTCCGCCCTTTCTCTTTCTTTCAAACATGTCGGCCCATCACGTTCGTTAGCAACACACAGAATATGTGTCTTCACTACGTATGCTGTGCTAAGAAAGATCCATCGAGACGCTACCAGGGTGAAAACCCGTTTATTGTTCCTGGCCAAGTCTCTCGCAGCATCATTTTTTGGAGGGTTCGCATGTCCGACCTGTTCGACACCACCACCATAAACGGAATGACCCTCCCCAACCGCTTCGTGCGCTCCGCCACCTGGGAAGGCCTGGCCGGGGACGACGGTTCCGTCACTCCCAGGCTGTGCGAGACCATGGCCGAACTGGCCCGGGGTGAGGTGGGGCTCATTATAAGCGGCCACGCCTATGTGAGCCCTGAGGGTCAGGCCGGACTGAAGCAGCTCGGAGCCCACAGCGACGCTATGACCCAGGGCCTCGCGGCCATGGCCAAGGCTGTTCACGACGCCGGAGGCAAGATCGCCCTGCAACTGGCCCATGCTGGCAACCAGGCGAACGTTTCGCTCTCCGGTCTGGCGGCGGTAGGCCCGAGCAACCTTGAAAACGAAGGGCTGCCCGCCTGCAAGGCTCTGGACCACTCTGGAATCGCTCAACTGGTTAAAGCCTTTGTACGAGCCGCGGAGCGCGGGAAGCAGGCCGGTTTCGATGCGGTGCAGCTTCACGCCGCCCATGGCTATCTTCTGAGCCAGTTTCTCTCCCCGGCCTGGAACAAGCGGACCGACGAATACGGCGGTTCGCTGGAGAACCGCGCCCGGTTCCTCCTGGATGTGGTGAAGGCCGTGCGCAAAGCAATAGGACCGAACTACCCGGTGCTGGTGAAGATCAATTCCGGGGATTTCGTGGAGAACGGACTGACCAGCGAGGACGCGGCCGCCATGGCCGTCATGCTTGAGAAGGCCTCGGTGGACGCGTTGGAGCTCTCGGGCGGGTGCAGGCCTGCGGGCGAGGCCTTCATGCCCGCGCGCAAGGGCAAGATAAAATCAAAGGACCAGGAAGCCTACTACCGGCAGGCTGCCGCAATGTGCAAACGCGGCTTGAGCATCCCGCTCATGCTGGTGGGAGGCATCCGCTCCTACGAAGTGGCGAAGGACTTGGTTCAGTCCGGCACTGCCGACTACATCTCGCTCTGCCGTCCACTCATCTGCGAGCCGGGTCTGGTGAAGCGCTGGCGCGAGGGCGACCGACGCCCGGCCGAGTGCGTGTCGGATAACGCCTGCTACGGGCCCGGCTTTGCTGGGGAAGGCATCCGGTGCGTGACCTACGAGAAGAAGCGCGGCCACGCCCAAGGGTAAAGAGATAGTCCCCAAGCCGCGTATCCCTTCAAAAAAGCAAGGCCCGGGCGAGCATCTCCCGGGCTTCCTTAGACACCTTATTTCCAGCCGGACTCTTTCTCACAGTCGGCCATTTCCTTGGGATGTGACTTCTCCCACTGGGAGATGGATTGGGTCTCGCTATTGTCCATCTTGTTGTTCATGCAAGTGCAATACTTGGTTACAACATCGATAGAGACCTTGGCGTCCTGATTGTCCTGTATGCACTTGGCAACCCACTTGGCATCGTCGGTTCCGGCCAAGGCCAAACCGGAAATCATGAGAGAAAGGGCCAAGCCCAGGGCTATACCAGTACGTTTCATGGTGAATGCTCCTTCGGGTTCATGGTTAATTGGAAAGATTACTGAAAACCTGCTTCCTTCAACCATATCAGCCCAAAAAAGCATTGAGTCAATATACTAATCCGAAATAGTCTGGTTTACGCCGAGTGCCCTTAAACGCTAACCCCAGCTATATGAATAGTCTGACTTACTGCGTACTTCGGCCGTTCTTCTCGTAGGCGTTCCGCAGGCTCAGTCTTCCAGCATCATTTTGCCTGATGCTTTAGATATATTCCCGTTTGTTTAGCCCAAGCAAGCAGAACACCTCGTAGGTGATGGTCCCCCACCACCCGGCCAGATCCTCCGGCGTGATCCGTCCCGCTCCCTCTCCACCCAGGAGCCAGATGTCCTCGCCAGGGCGAACGTCTTCTAAGCCGGTCACGTCCACGGCGCACATCTGCATGCACACCCGACCCAGTACCGGCACCCTTCTCCCCTTCAAGCACATCCAGGCCTTTCCGGAAAGCCCCCGGCTGTAGGCGTCGGCATACCCGGCCGCCACTATGGCCACTCGCATGTCCTTTTCGGCCGTGTAGGTACAGCCGTAGCTTATGGTCTGCCCGGCTTTCAGAGGATGCACGGACAATATCTTGGTCTTCACGCTCATGGCCGGCTTGAGCTCGCTACCGAGCCCCTCCCGGGAGGTTCCGGCAAACGGGCTGCATCCGTACAGGGCTATTCCGGCGCGCTGGTTGTCCAGGTGCAGGTCCGGGTGCCCCAGAATGGCCGCTGAGTTGGCGATATTGGCCTTGTGCGGCAGACCATGAGTTTCCAGTTCACGCCTTATGGCCGCGAATTCCTGGCCCTGCTCCTTGACGTACGCAAGGGCGTCGGGCTCGTCAGCCGTGGCCAGATGCGAGCTGACGTACTCCAGGCGCACGCTCTTTATGGCCTTCAGCCTGTCGGCCACAGCCGGCACGTCTGCCAAAGTGAAGCCCAGGCGGCGCATGCCCGTGTCGAACTTGAGCGCAATGGGCAGCACCTCGGCCTGCCCTTTGGCAAACTCCGCAAGTCTGTCCAGCTGTTCGAAGCTGTGGAAGAAGGCGATGACGCCAGCATCCCAGAGGGCCTGGTATTCGTGATCCTCCACGGGCCCGAGCAGGGCGATCACCCTGCGCGCATGCCCGGACGCCCTCAGGGCAACGGCCTCTTCCACGGTCCCCACGGCGAAGGTCTCCACTCCCGCCTGGGCCGAAAGCACCTGGGCCACCTGGGAGAGGCCGTGGCCGTAGGCATCGGACTTGATCACCGGGATAACCGCACCGGACGCGGCGTTCAGTATATTAAAATTGTGTACGATATTGGCCAGTTCGATGATCGCCGTCACTTTATTATACGCAATGCTCATGCCTGCTCCGTTGCCTGGAGTTTCGCGTTCGGGTAGTCTGGGCTCAATGAATTCCTACCAGACCATTCGGGTGCTGCCGCCGCACCTTCAGAATCAGATCGCCGCCGGAGAGGTGGTAGAGCGGCCGTCGAGCGTCGTCAAGGAACTGTTGGAGAACAGCCTGGATTCCGGCGCGGACCGGGTGCAGATTTCCCTGGACGGTGGCGGGCTCGGACTCATCCTGATCCAGGACAATGGCCGGGGCATGGATCCTGCCGAACTCCGGCTGGCGCTTACCCGGCACGCGACCAGCAAGATCTCCGCCGTGGAAGACCTGGAGTCCATCGCCACTTTCGGCTTCCGGGGAGAGGCTCTGCCCTCCATAGCCTCGGTGTCACGCATGCGTTTGACCTCCCGAAGCCAGGACAGCCCGGACGCCCACTATCTGGACATCCATTTCGGGGATTTCCGCGAGGAAGGACCGGCGGCCATGGTCCAGGGCACCCGCATCGAGGTGCGCGACCTCTTCGCCAACGTGCCCGCCAGGCTCAAGTTCATGAAAACCCAGGCCACCGAGGTGCGCCGCTGCCAGGAGGTCCTGGAGCGCATGGCCCTGGCCCGGCTGGACGTGGCCTTCAAGCTCTCCATCGGGGAGCGGGCCGTGCTGCGGTTCGTCACCGGGCAGGACCTGCTGGCCAGGCTCGGAGTGGTGTGGCCTCCGGCCGTGGTCCAGGCTCTCACCCCGGTAGAAAACGAGATGCACGGCTGCAAGGTGACAGGCTTCGCGGGCTTGCCCCACGTTGGCCAGGCCCGTCCTGACCGGATGCTCTTCTACGTGAACTCACGCCCAGTCCAGGACCGGGTGCTCCTGCGGGCGGTGCGCGACGCCTACAAGGGACGGATGCTTTCCCGCGAATACCCGGTATCCGTACTCTTTATCACCACCGGGCCGGGCGAGGTGGACGTAAACGTCCATCCGGCCAAGACCGAGGTCCGCTTCCGGGACGAAAAGCTCCTGTTTTCCCTGGTGCGCACCGCCGTTGCCAGGGCCCTGGATCTGGGCTCGCCCTCGGCCACTATGACCAGCGTGCTGGACCACAAGGCCCCTCCCCTGCGCAATGAACTGCACCCTGGCCCCAAATACGCCACCTACCAGGACTACCTGACGGAAGTTGCCCAGGCTGGTACAGAATCCGACCCGCCATCGCGCGAACCAGGGGACAGTGGTCTCCACACCGGGGATTCCAGCCATTTCCCGTCATTCAGGACACGCGGTGCCGATGCGGATCGAACCGGCGATCCCTCCGCGCACGGCGGCCTTGAAGCCATGGATGATGTGCCGGCCTTCATGCGCAGGGGCGCAGCCGGATTCCCCAGAGGAGAAGCGGCACCCGGGACTGATGCTGACAGTCCTGGGCTCTACCGGCGAGACGCGAGGGACCACTGCGTTTCCCCGGGAGCGGCAAGGGGCCAAAACTCTCACAGCAACGAGGAGTTTCGCCTACCGTCCGCCCTGCATGATTCCGGCACGGCCTACGGCGGGGGTTACGGAACAGAGCCCAAGCCCCCGGTTCCTGCCCGGGCTGGACGCGGAATTGAATACCTGGGGCAGGTGGCGGGCACTTACTTGGTGTTGCGACTGGCCGGGCAGGGTCTGGCTCTCCTGGACCAGCACGCCGCCCACGAGCGGGTGCTCTACGAGAAGATGCGCGCCGCCCACAGCAAGGGGCAGAGCCAGCCTCTTGGAATCCCTTTCGAGATAAGCCTGCACCCGGCCGAGCAGAAGAAACTGGCCAAGCTCTGGCCGGACCTGACCAACCTCGGCTTTCAGCTGCAATCTTCCAGGCCTACGGTGGTGACCGTGCGCGGCATACCGCCGATCCTCTCCACGGGACAAGCCAAGGAATTCCTGCGTGAGGCGTTGACCGGACAGGCCAAGGGAATGGAAGACCTGTGGGCGGTTATGAGCTGCAAGGCGGCCATAAAGGCCGGAGACAGGCTGGCCGAGGACGAGGCCCTGGCCCTGGTGGAGTCCTGGAGCAAAGCCAAGGACCGCGACTATTGCCCGCACGGCAGGCCGGTGGTGGTCAGCTGGGACAAGAAGGAACTGGAGAAGCTCTTCAAGCGCAGAAAATAGGCGCGCCGCATATTTGCGAGAACGGGCATTCGCCTCTGCCGGCCTTTGCTCTCTAGCCGCCCTCATCTGAATTCAGACGTATTTCCAACCAAACATCATAACGGGACAACGCAAAAGCCCTCCGGCATCACGGAGAGAGGAAATCCATGAATTACGATCTACTGCTGCACATGGACATGGAAAGCCAGGAAACCATGGATATCGCCCTGGGCAACATCGAGAACTACATGCTGGCCCTGCCGGATGAAACCTTTCAGATCGTGCTCGTGGCCAATGGCCCGGCCGTGAAGCTCTTCAAAAAGGCGAACTTCAGCGCTGCCATGGCCGTGACCCGGCTTCACGAAAAGGGTGCCAAATTCAAGCTCTGCGCCAATTCCCTGAAGAAATTCGCCATACCCGCCGAGGAGATTATCGAGGGCTGCGAGGCGATCCAGGCCGGCATCGTTGCGATTGTCCGGATGCAGCGGGAGGGATTTGCCTACGTGAGGCCGTAACAGAAGAAGAAAACATGCACGTGGGCGGAAGTGACTCACCTGATTACGCTTCCAACCATATTTACTTTTCTAAACACGACAAGGCTAACTTTGAAAACTCTACCCGCTTGCGCCCAAGTACATACTCGTGTTCGGGTCCTGTTTTCTCTGAGTTCAGATATGCAATCTTTAAGATATTGATGCCAGGCCTGAGACTCACCACGTAAGAATCATCGACACACTCACCGGACTTCTGGGCTGAATCGAACCGATAGGTATGAACATCAATAAAATTCATGGAAATCCCTACCATTTGTCCAGGAACACGATTAATGAATGAGACAGCTAAATTTACTTTAGCATGCTTCTTTGATTCAAGAACTATCAACGATATGGGAAATTCTCCCGTGCGAACAAGCTTTGTTTCATTGTTTAGTAGTTTTATATCACCAAAACCATAATCGTGGATCACAGGGTTCGAACTGATATTTAGCAGAATATCGACATTTAAAGCACATCTGTCACCGTAGCATGAACTGGAAAAAAGAACAAATGCCACCAGGAACAATTTATTTATCACTTCTATACCCGCCAAAATACAGCGTCATGTCTTTTACACACACAGTCTGGAGATTTCCACCTGGGAATCGAGGAGAATCTTTGGCGCATTCCATCTCAACCATGATATCCAACGTGGAAAATGAACGGTCAAACACCAGATACAAAGGGACTACCTCTTTATAAGCATCATACCCTGCAGAGTACAGCAGTTTTTGTTCTCCACTATCCACTTTCGAATACACATTCAGCCTGCTCCCCCGACTTTTCACTTCATATCGTAACAATACGCAGACGATATATGGATATCTTTCATGAGAAGGTTGTACCCTGTATTCGAAAAACGCCTTGCCCTCATTGATAGTTGGAATAACCCTGCTGCCAGATGAGACATCCAGCTGAACATACTCAGACATTCTTACTGTTGAATAGAAACCTACAGGATCAAGCTTAATCTTTATTGTTTCCGGATATCCGAAAAGATCAATAACGGGATGTCGCTTCAGACGAACTCTCGACATGCCCCCTTCAAGAAGCTCAACGCGTTCACCACCAAAAGCACGATCAGCACACCCCTTGTCACCACATATAACATCCAAGGAATCGCTATCGCTTGACACCGCTTGCCTCAAATAACCAGCTCGCTTTTCCTGAGGGATATATCTTTCGACAGCATGAAATTGCATCTGGTCACCAACAACAAACGAAAAGTTTTTTGTAAAAAGTGTGGACAGTACCTGTTCATACTGTTTTCCACCTTCACTTTCTGAAGAGTATAGTTGAACCCTTTCTTTGTATACCCGGGACACCCCCAATACGATTATTAAGCACGCGACGACATTCACCAACATCCTTCTTGACCTTAAAACAGAATCAATACAAACCGCACACACACAACTAAAAAAAACAATAAAGTACGAGTAATGCCATGGGTTAGAATAAGAGGAATAACGTGCTGCAACAAGAATAAATACAGGGATCAATGCATACATAGAGAAAAATATCGCTGCATCTTTATTTGTGCGAAATAAAACACAAATCCCACAAAACAACAGGCAAGCAGCAGCCAGTGAAAAAGCGTCTACACCATCACTCCATGAAGACACCAAACAAAGATTCTTGAGGACATTCAGCATGGTCCCCATGACTGTACCTGGAGAACCAGCTTCGGACATCCGAAAAAACAACAGAACGAGCGCAAGAATCCATGCGACAACAACAGATATGGAATTCCATTTGTATTTTTTAACTAATGCAGTTGAGCATCTCCAATCATAAGCCATAAAAATCATCATGGCGCACAGAACAAGAATTGCAGAATAGTGTATCAAGGGGAGAACACTTATGGATAGCAAAAACACTGATCCACGCTCCCCATACTTCCTAAAGGAGAAATAACCGTAAGTTGCCAGACAATAGAGCAG
The nucleotide sequence above comes from Desulfovibrio sp.. Encoded proteins:
- a CDS encoding glycosyltransferase family 39 protein, which produces MITKEDHDPSSKIVLFLIFFIFGCITFYQIGLKPLWLDEILVPLTSRFPLGYIIERSLVTDFHPPGFYLIIKLWSIISSSDGFLRTFSVLCAMIGIYMMYRVGSVICSGNVGLLSAALLASNMLFISLSRQVRPYSLLVLLYCLATYGYFSFRKYGERGSVFLLSISVLPLIHYSAILVLCAMMIFMAYDWRCSTALVKKYKWNSISVVVAWILALVLLFFRMSEAGSPGTVMGTMLNVLKNLCLVSSWSDGVDAFSLAAACLLFCGICVLFRTNKDAAIFFSMYALIPVFILVAARYSSYSNPWHYSYFIVFFSCVCAVCIDSVLRSRRMLVNVVACLIIVLGVSRVYKERVQLYSSESEGGKQYEQVLSTLFTKNFSFVVGDQMQFHAVERYIPQEKRAGYLRQAVSSDSDSLDVICGDKGCADRAFGGERVELLEGGMSRVRLKRHPVIDLFGYPETIKIKLDPVGFYSTVRMSEYVQLDVSSGSRVIPTINEGKAFFEYRVQPSHERYPYIVCVLLRYEVKSRGSRLNVYSKVDSGEQKLLYSAGYDAYKEVVPLYLVFDRSFSTLDIMVEMECAKDSPRFPGGNLQTVCVKDMTLYFGGYRSDK